One window from the genome of Malus domestica chromosome 01, GDT2T_hap1 encodes:
- the LOC103402739 gene encoding DEAD-box ATP-dependent RNA helicase 8-like → MNSNRGRYPPGIGAGRGGGMNANPAFQSRPPHQQQYVQRNLLPNHHHQQQYFQQQQQQQQHQQHQQQQLQQQQQWLRRGQLGGSTSADSAVDEVEKTVQSEAVDPSSQDWKARLKIPPADTRFRTEDVTATKGNEFEDYFLKRELLMGIYEKGFERPSPIQEESIPIALTGSDILARAKNGTGKTAAFCIPALEKIDQDNNVIQVVILVPTRELALQTSQVCKELGKHLQIQVMVTTGGTSLKDDIMRLYQPVHLLVGTPGRILDLAKKGVCILKDCSMLVMDEADKLMSPEFQPSVEQLIRFLPSHRQILMFSATFPVTVKDFKDRYLQKPYVINLMDELTLKGITQFYAFVEERQKVHCLNTLFSKLQINQSIIFCNSVNRVELLAKKITELGYSCFYIHAKMLQDHRNRVFHDFRNGACRNLVCTDLFTRGIDIQAVNVVINFDFPKNSETYLHRVGRSGRFGHLGLAVNLITYEDRFNLYRIEQELGTEIKQIPPHIDQAIYCR, encoded by the exons TGAACAGTAATAGAGGGAGGTACCCGCCGGGGATCGGAGCTGGGAGGGGCGGCGGCATGAATGCGAACCCTGCATTCCAGTCCCGTCCGCCGCATCAGCAGCAGTATGTACAGAGGAACCTTTTGCCGAACCATCATCACCAGCAGCAGTACtttcagcagcagcagcagcagcagcaacaccaACAGCATCAACAGCAGCAACTACAACAGCAACAGCAGTGGCTCAGGAGAGGCCAGTTGGGTGGGAGTACGAGTGCTGATTCAGCCGTTGATGAGGTGGAAAAGACCGTGCAGTCGGAAGCTGTCGACCCGAG TTCGCAAGATTGGAAGGCCAGGTTAAAGATTCCACCAGCTGATACACGTTTCAGAACAGAG GATGTAACGGCAACAAAAGGAAATGAGTTTGAGGACTATTTTCTGAAACGTGAGCTGCTGATGGGAATATATGAGAAGGGATTTGAAAGACCATCTCCTATTCAGGAAGAAAGTATTCCAATTGCTTTAACTGGTAGTGATATTCTTGCTAGAGCTAAAAATGGGACGGGAAAGACAGCTGCATTTTGCATCCCTGCATTGGAAAAAATTGATCAAGATAACAATGTGATACAAG TTGTTATTCTTGTTCCAACTCGTGAGTTGGCTCTTCAAACATCACAAGTCTGTAAGGAGCTAGGGAAGCATTTGCAAATTCAAGTTATGGTTACAACCGGAGGCACCAGCTTAAAGGATGATATCATGCGTTTATATCAACCAGTTCACTTACTTGTCGGAACTCCTGGAAGAATTTTAGATCTTGCAAAGAAAGGTGTTTGCATCTTGAAAGATTGTTCTATGCTTGTTATGGATGAG GCTGATAAACTTATGTCCCCGGAATTTCAACCTTCAGTAGAGCAGTTGATCCGCTTCTTACCTTCACATCGACAGATTTTGATGTTTTCAGCTACATTTCCTGTTACTGTCAAGGACTTTAAGGATAGATATCTGCAAAAACCATATGTTATCAATCTTATGGATGAGCTTACTCTAAAGGGTATTACACAATTTTACGCCTTTGTGGAGGAGAGACAGAAAGTCCACTGCCTAAACACCCTTTTCTCTAAG CTTCAAATAAACCAGTCAATCATATTCTGTAACTCTGTGAACCGGGTCGAATTGTTGGCCAAGAAAATTACAGAACTTGGCTATTCTTGTTTCTATATCCATGCAAAGATGCTGCAAGACCATCGTAACAGAGTATTTCATGACTTCCGTAATGGTGCATGCAGAAATCTTGTTTGTACCG ATCTCTTTACAAGAGGAATAGATATTCAAGCAGTTAATGTTGTCATTAACTTTGATTTTCCGAAGAACTCAGAGACATATCTTCACAGG GTTGGTCGATCCGGAAGGTTTGGACACCTTGGTTTAGCTGTGAATTTGATCACCTATGAGGACCGTTTCAACTT GTATAGAATTGAGCAAGAACTTGGCACTGAGATAAAGCAAATTCCTCCCCATATCGATCAGGCAATTTATTGCCGGTGA
- the LOC103406153 gene encoding K(+) efflux antiporter 2, chloroplastic yields the protein MDLACTFPQPNVLYAIEGASYKRLNCFSSPIIFGSKDVSCNFLGNSRIVVKACSGKKLKRTVCVSGCRISRLAYREKSDDHLWNSNPKVPLSCNFSSVFKGSRAVWWSRCQNNDSLAYVNGNDRNIEYLEGHDESTGVESVHDAELTDSREKDGHDEQKEEPEAPTLDELKELLQNAMKELEAARLNSTMFEEKAQRISEAAISLQDEAANAWNNVNLTLDTVQEIVNEETITKEGVQKATMALSLAEARLQVAVESLGVAKRERSSSEISQENDGEHDCKEEEKALLVTQEDFKECQANLAICEAELMHLQSKKEELQKEVDRLNEVAEKAQLSALKAEEDVTNIMLLAEQAVAFELEAAKRVNDAEIALQRAEKSSSNSIVDTTEKGQVLNDDNAALEEEETVVLGSSADIIVERDRDVPIDGDLLAVKPLTDSLSDKISQSFEDANHSVDLSDHENGKLSLDSLKDAEVEAEKSKNVVQAKKQETQKDLSRESSPLNSPKTLSKKSSRFFSASFFSSADGTPTSVFQGLMEYARKQWPKLVVGMFLFGVGLTFYANRAERATQLLQQPDVMTTSIEEVSSSAKPLVRELQKLPRRFKKLIDMIPHQEVNEEEASLFDMLWLLLASVIFVPVFQRIPGGSPVLGYLAAGILIGPYGLSIIRHVHGTKAIAEFGVVFLLFNIGLELSVERLSSMKKYVFGLGSAQVLVTAVVVGVVAHYVCGLPGPAAIVIGNGLALSSTAVVLQVLQERGESTSRHGRATFSVLLFQDLAVVVLLILIPLISPNSSKGGIGFQAIAEALGLAAVKAAVAITAIIAGGRLLLRPIYRQIAENQNAEIFSANTLLVILGTSLLTARAGLSMALGAFLAGLLLAETEFSLQVESDIAPYRGLLLGLFFMTVGMSIDPKLLLSNFPVIAGSLGLLIGGKSLLVALIGKLFGVSIISAIRVGLLLAPGGEFAFVAFGEAVNQGIMTPQLSSLLFLLVGISMAITPWLAAGGQLIASRFEVHDVRSLLPVESETDDLQGHIIICGFGRVGQIIAQLLSERLIPFVALDVRSDRVAVGRSLDLPVYFGDAGSREVLHKIGAERACAAAITLDSPGANYRTVWALSKYFPNVKTFVRAHDVDHGLNLEKAGATAVVPETLEPSLQLAAAVLAQAKLPMSEITSTINEYRSRHLAELTELCETSGSSLGYGFSRMMSKPKTPPPDSTDENQFTEGTLAI from the exons ATGGATCTTGCGTGTACTTTTCCGCAGCCAAATGTGTTATATGCCATTGAAGGGGCTAGTTATAAGAGGTTGAATTGCTTCAGTTCACccattatctttgggagtaaaGATGTTAGTTGTAACTTTCTGGGAAATTCGAGAATTGTTGTGAAAGCATGTTCGGGTAAGAAGTTGAAGAGAACCGTTTGTGTAAGTGGTTGTAGGATTTCACGTTTGGCCTATAGAGAAAAAAGTGATGATCATTTGTGGAATTCGAATCCGAAAGTGCCTTTATCTTGTAACTTCAGCAGTGTTTTCAAAGGGTCAAGAGCAGTTTGGTGGTCGCGGTGTCAGAATAATGACTCATTAGCGTATGTTAATGGAAATGATCGGAATATAGAATACCTAGAAGGTCATGATGAGAGCACGGGAGTTGAGTCTGTTCATGATGCCGAGTTGACTGATTCCAGAGAAAAGGATGGACATGATGAACAAAAAGAAGAACCAGAGGCACCTacattggatgaattgaaggaATTGCTGCAAAATGCCATGAAAGAACTGGAAGCTGCACGGCTTAATAGTACCATGTTTGAAGAAAAGGCTCAGAGAATATCAGAAGCTGCGATATCCCTGCAGGATGAAGCAGCAAATGCTTGGAATAATGTCAATTTAACCCTTGATACTGTCCAAGAGATCGTTAATGAAGAGACTATTACCAAAGAAGGTGTTCAGAAAGCAACAATGGCACTTTCATTGGCAGAGGCAAGGCTTCAGGTGGCAGTAGAATCTTTAGGGGTTGcaaaaagagagagaagttCGTCTGAAATTTCACAAGAGAATGATGGGGAACATGattgcaaagaagaagaaaaagcacTTTTGGTTACCCAGGAAGATTTTAAGGAATGCCAGGCAAATTTGGCCATCTGTGAGGCAGAGCTAATGCACTTGCAGAGTAAAAAAGAGGAGTTGCAGAAGGAAGTGGACAGGTTGAATGAGGTTGCAGAGAAAGCACAGCTCAGTGCTTTGAAAGCAGAAGAGGATGTAACCAACATAATGCTTCTAGCAGAGCAAGCTGTTGCTTTTGAACTTGAAGCTGCAAAGCGTGTCAACGATGCAGAAATTGCATTACAAAGAGCAGAGAAATCTAGTTCCAACTCAATTGTTGATACCACGGAAAAAGGACAGGTGTTGAATGATGATAATGCTGCTCTTGAGGAAGAGGAGACGGTAGTCCTAGGAAGTTCTGCTGATATCATTGTTGAAAGGGACAGAGATGTGCCAATTGATGGTGATTTGTTAGCTGTCAAGCCTTTGACAGACAGCCTTTCTGACAAAATCAGCCAGAGTTTTGAAGATGCGAATCATTCTGTTGATCTGAGTGATCATGAGAATGGAAAGTTAAGTTTGGATTCTTTAAAAGATGCTGAAGTAGAAGCTGAAAAGTCAAAGAATGTGGTTCAAGCTAAAAAGCAGGAAACTCAGAAGGACTTGAGTAGGGAGAGTTCACCGTTAAATTCTCCCAAGACATTATCGAAGAAATCTTCTCGTTTCTTTTCtgcatctttcttctcttctgcAGATGGAACGCCGACATCAGTTTTCCAGGGTCTGATGGAGTATGCAAGGAAGCAATGGCCAAAGCTTGTTGTTGGGATGTTCCTGTTTGGAGTAGG GCTCACCTTTTATGCTAATCGAGCAGAAAGGGCTACACAACTGTTACAACAACCAGATGTCATGACCActagtattgaagaagtttcctCAAGTGCTAAGCCTCTAGTTCGAGAATTACAGAAACTTCCTAGAAGATTTAAAAAACTAATTGATATGATTCCTCATCAAGAG GTGAATGAGGAGGAAGCTTCTCTCTTTGACATGTTATGGTTATTGTTAGCAAGTGTGATATTTGTGCCTGTATTTCAAAGGATTCCTGGAG GCAGTCCTGTTCTTGGGTACTTAGCTGCCGGCATCTTGATTGGGCCTTATGGCCTCTCTATTATTCGTCATGTACATGGGACAAAGGCAATTGCTGAATTTGGAGTTGTTTTCTTGTTGTTCAACATTGGCCTCGAG CTTTCTGTTGAAAGGTTGAGTTCAATGAAGAAATATGTATTTGGATTAGGCTCTGCTCAG GTTTTGGTGACAGCTGTTGTGGTTGGTGTGGTTGCTCATTATGTTTGTGGGCTGCCTGGTCCTGCTGCAATAGTAATTGGCAATGGTCTGGCTTTATCATCCACTGCAGTTGTTTTGCAG GTCTTGCAAGAGCGGGGTGAGAGCACTTCACGACATGGCCGTGCTACGTTTTCTGTCCTACTTTTCCAG GATTTGGCTGTTGTTGTTTTGCTAATTCTTATACCTCTGATTTCACCAAATTCATCCAAAGGAGGG ATTGGTTTTCAAGCCATTGCTGAAGCTCTTGGACTTGCTGCTGTAAAGGCAGCAGTTGCCATCACAGCCATAATTGCTGGTGGGCGCTTG CTGCTTCGACCAATTTATAGGCAAATTGCAGAAAATCAAAATGCAGAAATATTTTCTGCCAATACATTGCTTGTTATTCTAGGAACAAGTCTTCTCACTGCCAGG GCTGGACTATCCATGGCACTGGGAGCATTTTTGGCTGGTTTGCTGCTTGCAGAAACTGAATTTTCTTTACAGGTTGAGTCAGATATTGCTCCATACCGTGGTCTTCTATTGGGCCTCTTCTTTATGACG GTTGGAATGTCTATTGATCCAAAACTTCTTCTTTCAAACTTCCCGGTTATAGCTGGATCATTAGGACTCCTAATTGGTGGCAAATCCTTATTGGTTGCTTTGATTGGCAAACTGTTTGGCGTTTCAATAATATCTGCAATAAGAGTTGGTCTTCTTCTTGCTCCTGGTGGAGAGTTTGCTTTTGTTGCTTTTGGTGAAGCTGTTAATCAG GGAATAATGACTCCTCAATTATCATCATTGCTCTTCCTTCTTGTGGGAATTTCAATGGCCATCACACCATGGCTAGCTGCTGGAGGGCAGTTAATTGCATCTCGTTTTGAGGTGCATGACGTTCGAAGTTTACTACCTGTTGAGAGTGAG ACAGATGATTTACAAGGTCATATAATCATCTGTGGATTTGGGCGAGTTGGCCAG ATAATTGCACAGCTTCTTTCTGAGAGATTAATTCCGTTTGTAGCTCTTGATGTGAGGAG TGATAGAGTGGCAGTTGGACGCTCGCTGGACCTTCCAGTCTACTTTGGAGATGCTGGTAGCCGAGAG GTGCTCCACAAAATTGGTGCTGAAAGAGCATGTGCTGCAGCGATCACTTTAGATTCTCCTGGTGCAAACTATAGAACTGTTTGGGCTCTGAGCAAGTATTTCCCGAACGTCAAAACTTTTGTTCGTGCTCATGACGTCGACCATGGTCTTAATTTGGAGAAGGCTGGGGCTACAGCG GTTGTCCCAGAGACCTTGGAACCGAGTCTGCAGTTGGCAGCTGCTGTTCTCGCTCAG GCTAAACTACCCATGTCAGAGATCACATCAACAATCAACGAGTATAGGTCCCGTCACCTTGCGGAGCTAACTGAG TTATGTGAAACTAGCGGAAGTTCTCTTGGCTACGGATTTTCTCGAATGATGAGTAAACCCAAAACTCCGCCTCCAGATTCCACAGATGAGAACCAGTTCACTGAAGGAACACTGGCGATCTAG